From the genome of Globicephala melas chromosome 11, mGloMel1.2, whole genome shotgun sequence, one region includes:
- the VILL gene encoding villin-like protein isoform X5: MDTNRGLPAIQSHRDLHIWITENLKMVPVPERAYGNFFEEHCYIVLHVPQSLKATSGAPKDLHYWVGKEAGVEAQGTAGSFVQHLQEALGGATVQHREAQGHESACFRSYFRPGIIYRKGGLASALKHVETNLYNIQRLLHIRAGKHMSASEVELSWHSFNKSDIFLLDLGKMMIQWNGPKTSTAEKARGLALTRSLQDRERGGRAQIGVVDDEAEATDLMQIMEAVLGCRVGNLHTAMPSKSTDQLQKANVRLYHVYEKGKDVVIQELSTCPLAQDLLQKEDCYILDQGGFKIYVWQGRMTSLQEKKAAFSRALGFIQAKGYPSYTNVEVVDEGAESAAFKQLFRSWSGEQRKNKHLRGMGKLLQVKLDVGKLHSHPELAAQLRMVDDGSGKVEVWYIQGSRRQPVDPMHHGQLCAGNCYLVLYTYQKMGLDQYILYLWQGLQATAHEIKALKGNAEELDLQYHGALVQEHVTMGSEPPHFLAIFQGQLVIFQGSAGHNGKGQPESATRLFHVRGTDSYNTWTLEVPARASALNSNDIFLLATAGLCYLWFGKGCSGDQREMARTVVTVISRKDKEMVLEGQEPPHFWEALGGQAPYPSSKRLPEDVSDFQPRLFECSIQMGPLVLTEVVFFSQEDLDKYDVMLLDTWEEIFLWLGAAASEWKQEAVAWGREYLKTHPAGRSLATPIMLVKQGHEPPTFTGWFHNWDPYKWTNNQSYEEVVEGGLGAVSAISERTAQVSSFRLSRSPRNGRAGPLALWALKGSKDSSENELERGPKAGSGPRSVASRSLPREQLRHQAVEDLPEGVDPAHKEVDA, from the exons GTCCCCCAGAGCCTGAAGGCCACGTCGGGGGCACCCAAAGACCTGCACTACTGGGTCGGGAAGGAGGCGGGTGTGGAGGCGCAGGGTACGGCGGGCTCCTTCGTGCAGCACCTGCAGGAGGCGCTGGGTGGCGCCACCGTTCAGCACCGCGAGGCGCAGGGCCACGAATCCGCCTGCTTTCGCAGCTACTTCCGCCCTGGAATCAT CTACCGGAAGGGAggcctggcctctgccctcaAGCACGTGGAGACCAACCTGTACAACATCCAGCGACTGCTGCACATCAGAGCGGGGAAGCACATGTCAGCCAGCGAG GTGGAGCTCTCCTGGCACAGCTTTAATAAGAGTGACATCTTCCTGCTAGACCTGGGCAAGATGATGATCCAGTGGAATGGGCCCAAAACCAGCACTGCTGAGAAGGCGCGG GGCCTGGCCCTGACCCGCAGCCTCCAGGACAGGGAGCGTGGTGGCCGTGCACAGATTGGTGTGGTGGATGATGAGGCTGAAGCCACTGACCTCATGCAGATCATGGAAGCTGTGCTGGGCTGCAGAGTGGGCAACCTGCACACCGCCATGCCCAGCAAGAGTACTGACCAACTGCAAAAGGCCAACGTCCGCCTCTACCA TGTCTACGAGAAGGGCAAGGATGTGGTGATCCAGGAGTTGTCGACCTGCCCTCTGGCCCAAGACCTACTGCAGAAGGAG GACTGCTACATCCTGGACCAGGGTGGTTTCAAGATCTACGTGTGGCAGGGACGCATGACTAGCCTACAGGAGAAAAAGGCTGCCTTCAGCAGGGCTCTG GGATTCATCCAGGCCAAGGGCTACCCGAGCTACACCAATGTGGAGGTGGTGGACGAAGGCGCCGAGTCGGCCGCGTTCAAGCAGCTCTTCCGATCGTGGTCTGGGGAGCAGCGCAAGAACAAGCACCTCCGCGGAATGG GTAAATTACTTCAGGTGAAACTGGACGTGGGCAAGCTGCACAGCCATCCTGAGCTGGCGGCCCAGCTCAGGATGGTGGACGACGGCTCTGGGAAGGTGGAG GTGTGGTACATCCAGGGCTCACGCAGGCAGCCCGTGGACCCCATGCATCACGGACAGTTGTGCGCAGGCAACTGCTACCTTGTCCTCTACACGTACCAGAAGATGGGCCTCGACCAGTACATCCTGTACCTGTGGCAG GGCCTCCAGGCCACCGCACACGAGATCAAGGCCCTGAAGGGCAACGCCGAGGAGCTGGACCTCCAGTACCACGGAGCGCTGGTGCAGGAGCACGTGACCATGGGCAGCGAGCCCCCTCACTTCCTCGCCATCTTCCAGGGCCAGCTGGTGATCTTCCAG GGGAGCGCTGGGCACAACGGGAAGGGGCAGCCAGAGTCCGCCACAAGGCTCTTCCACGTACGAGGCACCGACAGCTACAACACCTGGACCCTGGAGGTGCCAGCCCGGGCCTCAGCCCTCAACTCCAACGATATCTTCCTGCTGGCCACAGCCGGCCTCTGCTACCTCTGGTTTGGGAAG GGCTGCAGCGGTGACCAGCGTGAGATGGCACGGACAGTGGTCACCGTCATCTCCAGGAAGGACAAAGAAATGGTGCTGGAGGGTCAGGAGCCTCCCCACTTCTGGGAGGCCCTGGGGGGCCAGGCACCCTACCCCAGCAGCAAGAG GCTCCCCGAAGATGTGTCCGACTTCCAGCCACGACTGTTTGAGTGCTCCATCCAGATGGGCCCCCTGGTCCTCACGGAAGTGGTGTTCTTTAGCCAAGAGGACCTGGACAAGTATGACGTCATGTTACTGGACACCTGGGAGGAG ATTTTCCTGTGGCTGGGGGCAGCTGCGAGCGAGTGGAAGCAGGAGGCCGTGGCCTGGGGCCGGGAGTACCTGAAGACACACCCAGCAGGGAGGAGCCTGGCCACGCCTATCATGCTGGTCAAGCAGGGCCACGAGCCTCCCACCTTCACTGGATGGTTCCACAACTGGGACCCCTACAAATGGACC AACAATCAGTCTTatgaggaggtggtggagggcgGCCTGGGAGCAGTATCTGCCATCTCAGAGAGAACAGCA CAGGTCAGCAGCTTCCGGCTGTCCAGATCGCCACGCAATGGCAGGGCAGGCCCGTTGGCCCTGTGGGCCCTCAAGGGCTCCAAGGACAGCTCCGAGAACGAGCTGGAGCGGGGCCCCAAGGCGGGCAGCGGCCCCAGATCCGTGGCCAGCAGGAGCCTGCCCCGGGAACAGCTGAGGCACCAGGCTGTTGAGGACCTGCCGGAGGGTGTGGACCCGGCCCACAAGGAGGTGGATGCCTGA
- the VILL gene encoding villin-like protein isoform X2 yields MDTNRGLPAIQSHRDLHIWITENLKMVPVPERAYGNFFEEHCYIVLHVPQSLKATSGAPKDLHYWVGKEAGVEAQGTAGSFVQHLQEALGGATVQHREAQGHESACFRSYFRPGIIYRKGGLASALKHVETNLYNIQRLLHIRAGKHMSASEVELSWHSFNKSDIFLLDLGKMMIQWNGPKTSTAEKARGLALTRSLQDRERGGRAQIGVVDDEAEATDLMQIMEAVLGCRVGNLHTAMPSKSTDQLQKANVRLYHVYEKGKDVVIQELSTCPLAQDLLQKEDCYILDQGGFKIYVWQGRMTSLQEKKAAFSRALGFIQAKGYPSYTNVEVVDEGAESAAFKQLFRSWSGEQRKNKHLRGMGKLLQVKLDVGKLHSHPELAAQLRMVDDGSGKVEVWYIQGSRRQPVDPMHHGQLCAGNCYLVLYTYQKMGLDQYILYLWQGLQATAHEIKALKGNAEELDLQYHGALVQEHVTMGSEPPHFLAIFQGQLVIFQGSAGHNGKGQPESATRLFHVRGTDSYNTWTLEVPARASALNSNDIFLLATAGLCYLWFGKGCSGDQREMARTVVTVISRKDKEMVLEGQEPPHFWEALGGQAPYPSSKRLPEDVSDFQPRLFECSIQMGPLVLTEVVFFSQEDLDKYDVMLLDTWEEIFLWLGAAASEWKQEAVAWGREYLKTHPAGRSLATPIMLVKQGHEPPTFTGWFHNWDPYKWTNNQSYEEVVEGGLGAVSAISERTAVSSFRLSRSPRNGRAGPLALWALKGSKDSSENELERGPKAGSGPRSVASRSLPREQLRHQAVEDLPEGVDPAHKESYLSDSDFQDIFGKSKEEFYSMAKWRQQQQKKQLGFF; encoded by the exons GTCCCCCAGAGCCTGAAGGCCACGTCGGGGGCACCCAAAGACCTGCACTACTGGGTCGGGAAGGAGGCGGGTGTGGAGGCGCAGGGTACGGCGGGCTCCTTCGTGCAGCACCTGCAGGAGGCGCTGGGTGGCGCCACCGTTCAGCACCGCGAGGCGCAGGGCCACGAATCCGCCTGCTTTCGCAGCTACTTCCGCCCTGGAATCAT CTACCGGAAGGGAggcctggcctctgccctcaAGCACGTGGAGACCAACCTGTACAACATCCAGCGACTGCTGCACATCAGAGCGGGGAAGCACATGTCAGCCAGCGAG GTGGAGCTCTCCTGGCACAGCTTTAATAAGAGTGACATCTTCCTGCTAGACCTGGGCAAGATGATGATCCAGTGGAATGGGCCCAAAACCAGCACTGCTGAGAAGGCGCGG GGCCTGGCCCTGACCCGCAGCCTCCAGGACAGGGAGCGTGGTGGCCGTGCACAGATTGGTGTGGTGGATGATGAGGCTGAAGCCACTGACCTCATGCAGATCATGGAAGCTGTGCTGGGCTGCAGAGTGGGCAACCTGCACACCGCCATGCCCAGCAAGAGTACTGACCAACTGCAAAAGGCCAACGTCCGCCTCTACCA TGTCTACGAGAAGGGCAAGGATGTGGTGATCCAGGAGTTGTCGACCTGCCCTCTGGCCCAAGACCTACTGCAGAAGGAG GACTGCTACATCCTGGACCAGGGTGGTTTCAAGATCTACGTGTGGCAGGGACGCATGACTAGCCTACAGGAGAAAAAGGCTGCCTTCAGCAGGGCTCTG GGATTCATCCAGGCCAAGGGCTACCCGAGCTACACCAATGTGGAGGTGGTGGACGAAGGCGCCGAGTCGGCCGCGTTCAAGCAGCTCTTCCGATCGTGGTCTGGGGAGCAGCGCAAGAACAAGCACCTCCGCGGAATGG GTAAATTACTTCAGGTGAAACTGGACGTGGGCAAGCTGCACAGCCATCCTGAGCTGGCGGCCCAGCTCAGGATGGTGGACGACGGCTCTGGGAAGGTGGAG GTGTGGTACATCCAGGGCTCACGCAGGCAGCCCGTGGACCCCATGCATCACGGACAGTTGTGCGCAGGCAACTGCTACCTTGTCCTCTACACGTACCAGAAGATGGGCCTCGACCAGTACATCCTGTACCTGTGGCAG GGCCTCCAGGCCACCGCACACGAGATCAAGGCCCTGAAGGGCAACGCCGAGGAGCTGGACCTCCAGTACCACGGAGCGCTGGTGCAGGAGCACGTGACCATGGGCAGCGAGCCCCCTCACTTCCTCGCCATCTTCCAGGGCCAGCTGGTGATCTTCCAG GGGAGCGCTGGGCACAACGGGAAGGGGCAGCCAGAGTCCGCCACAAGGCTCTTCCACGTACGAGGCACCGACAGCTACAACACCTGGACCCTGGAGGTGCCAGCCCGGGCCTCAGCCCTCAACTCCAACGATATCTTCCTGCTGGCCACAGCCGGCCTCTGCTACCTCTGGTTTGGGAAG GGCTGCAGCGGTGACCAGCGTGAGATGGCACGGACAGTGGTCACCGTCATCTCCAGGAAGGACAAAGAAATGGTGCTGGAGGGTCAGGAGCCTCCCCACTTCTGGGAGGCCCTGGGGGGCCAGGCACCCTACCCCAGCAGCAAGAG GCTCCCCGAAGATGTGTCCGACTTCCAGCCACGACTGTTTGAGTGCTCCATCCAGATGGGCCCCCTGGTCCTCACGGAAGTGGTGTTCTTTAGCCAAGAGGACCTGGACAAGTATGACGTCATGTTACTGGACACCTGGGAGGAG ATTTTCCTGTGGCTGGGGGCAGCTGCGAGCGAGTGGAAGCAGGAGGCCGTGGCCTGGGGCCGGGAGTACCTGAAGACACACCCAGCAGGGAGGAGCCTGGCCACGCCTATCATGCTGGTCAAGCAGGGCCACGAGCCTCCCACCTTCACTGGATGGTTCCACAACTGGGACCCCTACAAATGGACC AACAATCAGTCTTatgaggaggtggtggagggcgGCCTGGGAGCAGTATCTGCCATCTCAGAGAGAACAGCA GTCAGCAGCTTCCGGCTGTCCAGATCGCCACGCAATGGCAGGGCAGGCCCGTTGGCCCTGTGGGCCCTCAAGGGCTCCAAGGACAGCTCCGAGAACGAGCTGGAGCGGGGCCCCAAGGCGGGCAGCGGCCCCAGATCCGTGGCCAGCAGGAGCCTGCCCCGGGAACAGCTGAGGCACCAGGCTGTTGAGGACCTGCCGGAGGGTGTGGACCCGGCCCACAAGGAG TCCTATCTCTCAGACTCTGATTTCCAAGATATCTTTGGGAAGTCCAAGGAGGAGTTCTACAGCATGGCCAagtggaggcagcagcagcagaagaagCAGCTTGGCTTCTTCTGA